One window of the Cryptomeria japonica chromosome 7, Sugi_1.0, whole genome shotgun sequence genome contains the following:
- the LOC131043326 gene encoding protein CANDIDATE G-PROTEIN COUPLED RECEPTOR 7: MAIGAVWVVAVILLAPLCAGEIRVSKVRMDSSQTIVLDNFGFTQRGHLEMTMRDASYKGPKELDPSRMGFFLSTLDDLSKVLYGITCALDTTLVKPLFTFNNLQNNTVNISYQDFDANQYTIAFANCNRETYVSMDVTTAAYNLEGGGNGTKDYLSVGETELPKLYFCMYLIYLVLSGIWISVVVKRRATAYRIHVLMIALVCLKALSLICEGEEKSSISRTGTAPAWNVSVYILSSLEGIMFFTVIFLIGTGWSFLKPYFEGNDKRFLMGVITLQVIANTIAFGIDQSLPWSENWDFGKVMFWFVDVICCMVVLCPILSYNMNLDAASHIDAKAKLDLKLYIIGLFGYLFLTRAVLYLPAFFISYQDAWTNILIGELVTLWFYVFTGYKLQPVENSPCSEDEEPALKMDGDIEL, translated from the coding sequence ATGGCGATTGGGGCAGTGTGGGTTGTGGCTGTAATACTTTTAGCACCGCTTTGCGCAGGAGAAATTAGGGTTTCGAAGGTTCGAATGGATTCTTCGCAAACGATCGTGTTGGATAACTTCGGATTCACACAGAGAGGGCACTTAGAAATGACAATGAGGGATGCATCATACAAGGGCCCAAAAGAACTCGATCCCTCTCGAATGGGTTTCTTCCTCAGCACGCTAGATGATTTGTCCAAAGTCCTCTATGGCATCACCTGCGCCCTAGACACTACGCTCGTCAAACCCCTTTTCACtttcaataatctccaaaacaacACTGTCAACATTAGCTATCAAGATTTCGATGCCAATCAGTACACCATTGCCTTTGCCAATTGCAATCGGGAAACCTACGTTTCCATGGACGTGACAACTGCTGCGTATAATTTAGAGGGTGGTGGGAATGGGACTAAAGATTATCTTTCAGTTGGTGAAACAGAGCTGCCCAAGCTTTATTTTTGCATGTATCTGATATACTTGGTTTTATCTGGGATTTGGATCTCTGTCGTGGTGAAACGACGTGCTACTGCCTACAGGATCCATGTTTTAATGATTGCACTGGTCTGCCTCAAAGCCCTAAGTTTAATCTGTGAAGGAGAGGAAAAGTCTTCTATCAGCAGAACCGGGACTGCCCCTGCATGGAATGTGTCGGTTTATATCTTGAGCTCGCTggagggaatcatgttttttactGTAATTTTCCTGATTGGCACGGGCTGGTCGTTTTTGAAACCCTATTTTGAGGGGAATGATAAAAGGTTTTTGATGGGTGTGATTACCTTGCAAGTTATTGCTAACACCATCGCTTTTGGGATCGATCAGAGTCTGCCTTGGTCGGAAAATTGGGATTTTGGGAAGGTGATGTTTTGGTTTGTGGACGTGATCTGCTGCATGGTTGTTCTCTGCCCGATTCTTTCTTATAACATGAATTTGGATGCGGCTTCTCACATAGATGCTAAGGCTAAGCTCGATCTGAAGCTGTATATTATTGGACTGTTCGGTTATCTCTTTTTAACCAGAGCTGTGCTGTATCTCCCGGCTTTCTTTATTTCTTACCAGGATGCCTGGACGAATATATTGATTGGAGAATTGGTAACACTTTGGTTTTATGTGTTTACCGGTTACAAGCTCCAGCCTGTGGAAAATAGTCCCTGTTCTGAAGACGAGGAGCCGGCATTGAAGATGGATGGTGACATTGAGTTGTAA